AAATATAAATAATTATGAAATTATCAGAGATTAAAGAAATACTACCAAAATTAGAAAATGTAGAATTTCAATTAGAAGATGGAACATTCGTACCGGAACACTTTCATGTTACAGAAGTTGGACAAATTATTAAAAATTTCATTGATTGTGGTGGAACTATTAGAAATGAAAAAGTTGTCAATTTTCAATTATGGAATGCAGATGATTATGAACATAGATTAAAACCTAATAAATTATTACACATTATAGAATTGTCAGAAAATAAATTAGGTATTGAAAATGGAGAAATAGAGGTTGAATATCAAGCAGG
The DNA window shown above is from Empedobacter falsenii and carries:
- a CDS encoding DUF6428 family protein — translated: MKLSEIKEILPKLENVEFQLEDGTFVPEHFHVTEVGQIIKNFIDCGGTIRNEKVVNFQLWNADDYEHRLKPNKLLHIIELSENKLGIENGEIEVEYQAGTIGKYDLEFNGKNFVLKNKLTACLAEDACGIPLATDNKFRVKEDNSSCTPNSGCC